One Hypomesus transpacificus isolate Combined female chromosome 6, fHypTra1, whole genome shotgun sequence DNA segment encodes these proteins:
- the asap2b gene encoding arf-GAP with SH3 domain, ANK repeat and PH domain-containing protein 2b isoform X1: MPDIITVTEFVKETNEDYKAPTTSNFTTRMSHCRNAVAALEETLDLDRGVLHKIKKSVKAINNSGLDTCLSRLGEEQRGTLDSLSVDTVSSSVLVLHHTRHLTFCHTLNPWHIIFHVDNEEQYIQSVEKFGDNSFGRDDNEVGSAFLKFAVLTRELTALFKNLLQNMNNIITFPLDTLLKGDLKGVKGDLKKPFDKAWKDYETKVTKIEKEKKEHARQHGMIRTEFRGGEIAEEMEKERQMFQLQMCEYLLKVNEIKVKKGVDFLQNLVKYFHAQCNYFQDGLKAVESMKPSIEKLATDLTSIKQTSDGERKQLTQLRDTLKSSLQAEQKEDSQAKQNAGYSLHQLQGNKAYGTEYDGMLYKKSEGLRKVWQKRRCSVKNGFLTISHGTANAPPAKLNLLTCQVKCNPDEKKSFDLFSHDRTYHFQAEDEADCQIWISVLQNSKELALNNAFQGEQNDGENNIVQELTKAIVGEVKRMSGNDICCDCGAPGPTWLSTNLGVLICIECSGIHREMGVHYSRIQSLTLDVLGTSELLLAKNIGNSSFNEIMEADLSSQGVTKPNPSSDMQTRKDYITAKYTEKRFAHKRHVDLRVLYEAVRTRDIMSLLQVYAEGVDLMDTIPMANEHEPGETALHLAVRMVDRTSLHIVDFLAQNSGSLEKQTAKGSTALHYCSLTDNSECLKLLLRGRASVSIANEAGETPLDIAKRLRHKQCEELLNQAQAGKFNVHVHVEYEWRLRNDDLDESDDEMEDKPIPYKREERPVSCFVPVTGQMQPNLASIARDAASLARDKQKAQASSLISNETYGTVMEFSPPPQGVTGGMAVPGATLPSLPPLPCLPPLPSLPPLPSLPPAPSLPPRNIGKASVFKPGPMEVVDRQRSSSDPPNPLSPETDSSLYVLPPAAPPPPANRRISMMEFKAKNLPLPPLPLPPTQPGPAAPTLVPTAPPAPLSKPTMPPPVPAHNPNRPKGPKGPKGPKSPTSPTGPNKNHPQRPPLRTGSVDRPAKTLPPTGSAQSPGCAPAPRPRTNHPKHGPKRVKAIYNCSADNPDELTFKEGEVIVVDGEEDQEWWVGHIEAEPTRKGVFPVTFVHVFTD; this comes from the exons ATGCCGGACATAATTACAGTCACGGAATTTGTAAAAGAGACAAATGAGGACTACAAAGCGCCCACAACCTCAAACTTCACCACACGGATGTCCCATTGTCGAAACGCCGTGGCAGCACTGGAAGAG ACTCTGGATCTAGACAGAGGGGTCCTGCACAAGATCAAGAAGTCTGTCAAGGCCATAAACAACTCTGGCTTAG ACACCTGTCTCAGCAGGCttggggaggagcagagggggactCTGGACTCCCTCTCTGTTGATAC GGTAAGCTCTTCTGTGTTGGTGTTGCATCATACCAGACATCTGACTTTCTGTCACACTTTGAATCCATGGCACATAATTT TCCATGTTGACAATGAGGAGCAGTACATCCAGTCCGTGGAGAAGTTTGGGGACAACTCATTCGGCAGGGACGACAATGAGGTGGGCTCTGCCTTCCTGAAGTTTGCAGTCCTCACCAGAGAGCTCACAGCTCTCTTCAAGAACCTG CTGCAGAACATGAACAACATCATCACCTTCCCATTAGACACGCTGCTAAAGGGAGATCTGAAAGGTGTGAAAGGG GACCTGAAAAAGCCTTTCGATAAAGCCTGGAAGGATTACGAAACAAAAGT GACtaagatagagaaggagaagaaggagcatGCTCGGCAGCATGGGATGATCCGGACGGAGTTCCGGGGAGGGGAGATCGccgaggagatggagaaggagaggcagatgtTCCAGCTGCAGATGTGTGAG TACCTTCTGAAAGTGAATGAAATCAAAGTCAAGAAGGGAGTGGACTTTCTCCAGAACCTCGTCAAATACTTCCACGCCCAATGCAA CTACTTCCAGGATGGGCTGAAGGCAGTGGAGAGTATGAAACCATCCATAGAGAAACTGGCAACAGACTTGACCTCA ATCAAACAGACcagcgatggagagagaaaacagctgACTCAGCTGAGGGATACTCTCAAGTCCTCCCTTCAGGCAGAGCAGAAGGAG gacTCCCAGGCTAAACAGAATGCAGGATACAGTCTGCACCAACTCCAGGGCAACAAAGCCTACGGCACAGAGTACGATGGCATGCTGTACAAGAAAAGCGAGGG CCTGAGGAAAGTGTGGCAGAAAAGGAGGTGTTCTGTAAAAAACGGCTTCCTCACCATCTCCCATGGAACG GCCAATGCACCCCCAGCTAAACTCAACCTTCTGACCTGTCAAGTCAAGTGTAACCCGGACGAGAAGAAGAGCTTCGACCTTTTCTCCC ATGACAGAACCTATCACTTCCAGGCTGAGGACGAGGCAGATTGCCAGAT ATGGATCTCAGTCCTCCAGAACAGCAAGGAGTTGGCTCTGAACAATGCCTTCCAGGGAGAACAGAACGATGGGGAGAACAACATCGTCCAGGAGCTGACCAAGGCCATCGTGGGAGAAGTGAAAAGGATGAGCGGCAACGACATCTGCTGTGACTGCGGAGCGCccg GGCCCACTTGGTTGTCCACTAACCTGGGTGTGCTCATCTGCATTGAGTGTTCTGGGATCCACAGGGAGATGGGCGTCCATTACTCCAGGATCCAGTCTCTCACTCTGGATGTCCTGGGAACCTCAGAGCTCCTG CTAGCTAAGAATATTGGAAACTCCAGCTTCAATGAGATCATGGAGGCAGACCTGTCTTCTCAGGGAGTGACTAAGCCCAACCCCTCCAGCGACAT GCAGACTCGGAAGGATTACATCACAGCCAAGTACACGGAGAAGCGCTTTGCACACAAGAGGCATGTGGACCTGCGTGTCCTGTACGAGGCGGTGAGGACTCGCGACATCATGTCCCTCCTCCAGGTCTACGCTGAAGGAGTGGACCTGATGGATACCATCCCCATGGCCAATGAACAT GAACCCGGAGAGACAGCATTGCACCTCGCAGTCCGAATGGTGGACCGGACCTCCCTCCATATTGTCGACTTCCTGGCCCAAAACAG TGGCAGTCTGGAGAAACAGACAGCCAAAGGGAGCACAGCTCTTCATTACTGCAGTCTGACGGACAACAGTGAGTGTCTCAAGCTGCTGTTGAGGGGTCGGGCCTCCGTCAGCATCG CCAATGAGGCGGGAGAAACGCCACTGGATATCGCCAAGCGCCTCCGTCACAAGCAGTGTGAGGAGCTG CTGAACCAGGCACAGGCTGGGAAGTTTAACGTCCATGTGCATGTGGAGTACGAGTGGCGTCTCCGCAACGATGACCTCGACGAGAGCGACGATGAGATGGAAGACAAG cccaTCCCCTACAAGCGAGAAGAGCGCCCAGTCAGCTGCTTCGTGCCAGTCACGGGTCAAATGCAGCCCAACCTGGCTTCCATCGCCCGGGACGCCGCCTCCCTGGCCAGGGACAAGCAGAAGGCCCAAGCATCCAGCCTGATCAGCAACGAGACCTACGGCACCGTCATGGAGTTCAGCCCCCCTCCACAAGGGGTGACCGGGGGCATGGCGGTGCCAGGGGCAACCCTCCCATCTCTGCCCCCACTGCCATGCCTGCCTCCCCTaccatccctgcctcctctacCATCCCTGCCTCCCGCACCATCCCTGCCTCCCAGAAATATAGGAAAAG CTTCTGTGTTCAAGCCTGGCCCGATGGAGGTGGTGGACAGACAGCGGTCATCCTCTGACCCTCCGAACCCCCTGTCTCCAGAGACTGACAGCTCCTTGTATG TGCTTCCCCcagccgccccccctcccccagccaacAGGAGGATCAGTATGATGGAATTCAAGGCCAAGAACTTACCTCTACCCCCTCTACCCCTACCTCCAACACAGCCTGGGCCGGCTGCACCCACCTTGGTTCCTACGGCCCCCCCTGCACCCCTGTCTAAACCCACAATGCCACCCCCCGTCCCTGCACACAACCCCAATAGACCCAAAGGACCAAAAGGACCCAAAGGACCCAAATCGCCTACATCACCGACAGG GCCAAATAAAAACCACCCTCAAAGGCCACCACTTCGGACTGGATCTGTAGATAgaccag CCAAGACTTTGCCACCGactggatctgcccagagccctGGCTGTGCCCCTGCTCCAAGGCCCCGCACTAACCACCCT AAACATGGACCCAAGAGGGTGAAGGCCATCTACAACTGCTCAGCAGACAACCCAGACGAGCTGACCTTCAAAGAGGGGGAGGTGATCGTggtggatggggaggaggaccaggagtgGTGG GTGGGACACATTGAGGCAGAGCCCACTAGAAAAGGAGTGTTTCCTGTGACGTTTGTACATGTCTTCACAGATTGA
- the e2f6 gene encoding transcription factor E2FB: MVKCVVSGCPNRIDNKGGFRPSKRFFNFPKDQARVKVWLAALRESDKEDLTEQHIICEDHFLTDHITPRGISEDAIPIMPPYLDGPLGLISPWGAESSDDGEEEVCPDDADAAGLHWDDHFEKEDLELQSGTETESSVFKKEGTTQSNNPGQRKDLSLGTLTKRFLEVLHSSPDGVVDLNEIAPRLRVRKRRVYDVTNVLEGIHLIRKQSTNKIKWIGHCPAILKQRLQHELGNLKIVEETLDELIKSCAHQLFDMTDDMENSKSAYVTHEDISHLKVFQDQTVIAIKAPEETKLEVPTPKEDSIQIHLKGGRGPMKVLTSEMDRPGDTEGTRGEAAVGFVTLEESRIKTMPLSTGVLVPQTAVQSA; encoded by the exons ATGGTGAAATGCGTGGTCTCGGGATGTCCTAATCGCATCGACAATAAAGGAGGTTTTCGACCTTCCAAAAGGTTCTTCAATTTTCCCAAGGATCAAGCTCGAGTGAAAGTGTGGCTTGCAGCCCTCAGAGAAAGCGACAAAGAGGATTTAACAGAGCAACACATTATTTGCGAAGATCACTTTCTGACGGACCATATAACACCTCGAGGAATAAGCGAGGATGCTATTCCTATCATGCCACCATATCTTGACGGACCGTTAGGTTTGATCAGCCCCTGGGGCGCGGAGTCGTCTGacgatggggaggaggaggtgtgccCAGATGATGCTGATGCTGCGGGCCTCCATTGG GATGACCATTTTGAAAAGGAAGACCTTGAGCTTCAATCAGGGACGGAGACAGAATCCTC TGTCTTTAAAAAGGAAGGGACTACCCAAAGTAATAACCCTGGTCAAAGAAAGG ATCTATCCCTGGGTACATTGACCAAGCGCTTCCTCGAGGTATTGCATTCTTCCCCTGATGGCGTGGTCGACCTCAACGAGATTGCTCCCCGCCTCCGCGTACGCAAACGAAGGGTATACGACGTCACCAACGTGCTGGAAGGGATCCACCTCATCAGGAAGCAGTCCACTAACAAGATTAAGTGGAT agggCATTGTCCAGCCATTTTAAAGCAGAGACTGCAGCATGAACTGGGGAACCTGAAGATTGTGGAGGAGACTCTTGATGAGCTGATCAAGAGCTGTGCCCATCAGCTATTTGACATGACTGACGACATGGAAAACAGCAA ATCAGCCTACGTCACTCACGAGGACATCAGTCATCTCAAGGTTTTCCAGGACCAGACAGTTATAGCTATCAAGGCACCAGAGGAGACCAAGCTGGAGGTGCCCACACCCAAGGAG GACAGCATCCAGATCCAcctgaaaggagggagaggcccAATGAAAGTCTTGACCAGTGAGATGGACAGGCCAGGGGACACAGAGGGCACCAGGGGGGAGGCAGCGGTGGGCTTCGTAAcactggaggagagcaggatcaAGACCATGCCACTCAGCACAG GTGTGCTGGTTCCACAGACAGCCGTCCAGAGTGCGTAG
- the asap2b gene encoding arf-GAP with SH3 domain, ANK repeat and PH domain-containing protein 2b isoform X2, whose translation MPDIITVTEFVKETNEDYKAPTTSNFTTRMSHCRNAVAALEETLDLDRGVLHKIKKSVKAINNSGLVHVDNEEQYIQSVEKFGDNSFGRDDNEVGSAFLKFAVLTRELTALFKNLLQNMNNIITFPLDTLLKGDLKGVKGDLKKPFDKAWKDYETKVTKIEKEKKEHARQHGMIRTEFRGGEIAEEMEKERQMFQLQMCEYLLKVNEIKVKKGVDFLQNLVKYFHAQCNYFQDGLKAVESMKPSIEKLATDLTSIKQTSDGERKQLTQLRDTLKSSLQAEQKEDSQAKQNAGYSLHQLQGNKAYGTEYDGMLYKKSEGLRKVWQKRRCSVKNGFLTISHGTANAPPAKLNLLTCQVKCNPDEKKSFDLFSHDRTYHFQAEDEADCQIWISVLQNSKELALNNAFQGEQNDGENNIVQELTKAIVGEVKRMSGNDICCDCGAPGPTWLSTNLGVLICIECSGIHREMGVHYSRIQSLTLDVLGTSELLLAKNIGNSSFNEIMEADLSSQGVTKPNPSSDMQTRKDYITAKYTEKRFAHKRHVDLRVLYEAVRTRDIMSLLQVYAEGVDLMDTIPMANEHEPGETALHLAVRMVDRTSLHIVDFLAQNSGSLEKQTAKGSTALHYCSLTDNSECLKLLLRGRASVSIANEAGETPLDIAKRLRHKQCEELLNQAQAGKFNVHVHVEYEWRLRNDDLDESDDEMEDKPIPYKREERPVSCFVPVTGQMQPNLASIARDAASLARDKQKAQASSLISNETYGTVMEFSPPPQGVTGGMAVPGATLPSLPPLPCLPPLPSLPPLPSLPPAPSLPPRNIGKASVFKPGPMEVVDRQRSSSDPPNPLSPETDSSLYVLPPAAPPPPANRRISMMEFKAKNLPLPPLPLPPTQPGPAAPTLVPTAPPAPLSKPTMPPPVPAHNPNRPKGPKGPKGPKSPTSPTGPNKNHPQRPPLRTGSVDRPAKTLPPTGSAQSPGCAPAPRPRTNHPKHGPKRVKAIYNCSADNPDELTFKEGEVIVVDGEEDQEWWVGHIEAEPTRKGVFPVTFVHVFTD comes from the exons ATGCCGGACATAATTACAGTCACGGAATTTGTAAAAGAGACAAATGAGGACTACAAAGCGCCCACAACCTCAAACTTCACCACACGGATGTCCCATTGTCGAAACGCCGTGGCAGCACTGGAAGAG ACTCTGGATCTAGACAGAGGGGTCCTGCACAAGATCAAGAAGTCTGTCAAGGCCATAAACAACTCTGGCTTAG TCCATGTTGACAATGAGGAGCAGTACATCCAGTCCGTGGAGAAGTTTGGGGACAACTCATTCGGCAGGGACGACAATGAGGTGGGCTCTGCCTTCCTGAAGTTTGCAGTCCTCACCAGAGAGCTCACAGCTCTCTTCAAGAACCTG CTGCAGAACATGAACAACATCATCACCTTCCCATTAGACACGCTGCTAAAGGGAGATCTGAAAGGTGTGAAAGGG GACCTGAAAAAGCCTTTCGATAAAGCCTGGAAGGATTACGAAACAAAAGT GACtaagatagagaaggagaagaaggagcatGCTCGGCAGCATGGGATGATCCGGACGGAGTTCCGGGGAGGGGAGATCGccgaggagatggagaaggagaggcagatgtTCCAGCTGCAGATGTGTGAG TACCTTCTGAAAGTGAATGAAATCAAAGTCAAGAAGGGAGTGGACTTTCTCCAGAACCTCGTCAAATACTTCCACGCCCAATGCAA CTACTTCCAGGATGGGCTGAAGGCAGTGGAGAGTATGAAACCATCCATAGAGAAACTGGCAACAGACTTGACCTCA ATCAAACAGACcagcgatggagagagaaaacagctgACTCAGCTGAGGGATACTCTCAAGTCCTCCCTTCAGGCAGAGCAGAAGGAG gacTCCCAGGCTAAACAGAATGCAGGATACAGTCTGCACCAACTCCAGGGCAACAAAGCCTACGGCACAGAGTACGATGGCATGCTGTACAAGAAAAGCGAGGG CCTGAGGAAAGTGTGGCAGAAAAGGAGGTGTTCTGTAAAAAACGGCTTCCTCACCATCTCCCATGGAACG GCCAATGCACCCCCAGCTAAACTCAACCTTCTGACCTGTCAAGTCAAGTGTAACCCGGACGAGAAGAAGAGCTTCGACCTTTTCTCCC ATGACAGAACCTATCACTTCCAGGCTGAGGACGAGGCAGATTGCCAGAT ATGGATCTCAGTCCTCCAGAACAGCAAGGAGTTGGCTCTGAACAATGCCTTCCAGGGAGAACAGAACGATGGGGAGAACAACATCGTCCAGGAGCTGACCAAGGCCATCGTGGGAGAAGTGAAAAGGATGAGCGGCAACGACATCTGCTGTGACTGCGGAGCGCccg GGCCCACTTGGTTGTCCACTAACCTGGGTGTGCTCATCTGCATTGAGTGTTCTGGGATCCACAGGGAGATGGGCGTCCATTACTCCAGGATCCAGTCTCTCACTCTGGATGTCCTGGGAACCTCAGAGCTCCTG CTAGCTAAGAATATTGGAAACTCCAGCTTCAATGAGATCATGGAGGCAGACCTGTCTTCTCAGGGAGTGACTAAGCCCAACCCCTCCAGCGACAT GCAGACTCGGAAGGATTACATCACAGCCAAGTACACGGAGAAGCGCTTTGCACACAAGAGGCATGTGGACCTGCGTGTCCTGTACGAGGCGGTGAGGACTCGCGACATCATGTCCCTCCTCCAGGTCTACGCTGAAGGAGTGGACCTGATGGATACCATCCCCATGGCCAATGAACAT GAACCCGGAGAGACAGCATTGCACCTCGCAGTCCGAATGGTGGACCGGACCTCCCTCCATATTGTCGACTTCCTGGCCCAAAACAG TGGCAGTCTGGAGAAACAGACAGCCAAAGGGAGCACAGCTCTTCATTACTGCAGTCTGACGGACAACAGTGAGTGTCTCAAGCTGCTGTTGAGGGGTCGGGCCTCCGTCAGCATCG CCAATGAGGCGGGAGAAACGCCACTGGATATCGCCAAGCGCCTCCGTCACAAGCAGTGTGAGGAGCTG CTGAACCAGGCACAGGCTGGGAAGTTTAACGTCCATGTGCATGTGGAGTACGAGTGGCGTCTCCGCAACGATGACCTCGACGAGAGCGACGATGAGATGGAAGACAAG cccaTCCCCTACAAGCGAGAAGAGCGCCCAGTCAGCTGCTTCGTGCCAGTCACGGGTCAAATGCAGCCCAACCTGGCTTCCATCGCCCGGGACGCCGCCTCCCTGGCCAGGGACAAGCAGAAGGCCCAAGCATCCAGCCTGATCAGCAACGAGACCTACGGCACCGTCATGGAGTTCAGCCCCCCTCCACAAGGGGTGACCGGGGGCATGGCGGTGCCAGGGGCAACCCTCCCATCTCTGCCCCCACTGCCATGCCTGCCTCCCCTaccatccctgcctcctctacCATCCCTGCCTCCCGCACCATCCCTGCCTCCCAGAAATATAGGAAAAG CTTCTGTGTTCAAGCCTGGCCCGATGGAGGTGGTGGACAGACAGCGGTCATCCTCTGACCCTCCGAACCCCCTGTCTCCAGAGACTGACAGCTCCTTGTATG TGCTTCCCCcagccgccccccctcccccagccaacAGGAGGATCAGTATGATGGAATTCAAGGCCAAGAACTTACCTCTACCCCCTCTACCCCTACCTCCAACACAGCCTGGGCCGGCTGCACCCACCTTGGTTCCTACGGCCCCCCCTGCACCCCTGTCTAAACCCACAATGCCACCCCCCGTCCCTGCACACAACCCCAATAGACCCAAAGGACCAAAAGGACCCAAAGGACCCAAATCGCCTACATCACCGACAGG GCCAAATAAAAACCACCCTCAAAGGCCACCACTTCGGACTGGATCTGTAGATAgaccag CCAAGACTTTGCCACCGactggatctgcccagagccctGGCTGTGCCCCTGCTCCAAGGCCCCGCACTAACCACCCT AAACATGGACCCAAGAGGGTGAAGGCCATCTACAACTGCTCAGCAGACAACCCAGACGAGCTGACCTTCAAAGAGGGGGAGGTGATCGTggtggatggggaggaggaccaggagtgGTGG GTGGGACACATTGAGGCAGAGCCCACTAGAAAAGGAGTGTTTCCTGTGACGTTTGTACATGTCTTCACAGATTGA
- the mboat2b gene encoding LOW QUALITY PROTEIN: lysophospholipid acyltransferase 2b (The sequence of the model RefSeq protein was modified relative to this genomic sequence to represent the inferred CDS: deleted 1 base in 1 codon), with amino-acid sequence MATETISPACTGSSLLQPISEIINLPLDQVNFVVCQLFALLTAFWFRLYLHPSKTSPFVRHVVATLLGFYFALFCFGWYALHFLVQSGLTYGIMILTGVEHMHKYCLVVALGYLSFCQITRVYVFDYGMYSADFTGPMMVITQKITSLAFEIHDGMARKEEQLTPGQKFLAIRRMPSLLEYFSYNCNFMGILAGPTCSYNDYIAFIEGTPCRHRDKETNGKANGTHKQSDPSPNTEVVRKLATCLLSLMVFLSVCKVFPVERNIDDDFIANTPFYAQVVYLYLSMLTTRPKYYFVWTLADAINNAAGFGFNGYNRDGSPRWDLISNLRITDIEFATSFKVFLDNWNIQTAHWLKRVCYERCPYNPTAATFILSAMWHGAYPGYYLTFLTGIVVTLAARAVRHNVRPYFLGSPSHKLVYDVITWAATQIAICYTVVPFVLLSVGTSIKFYKSWYFSMHIGCVLLAVALPVKPRHLRLKEQQKSLHQVPVLSHMGPTDSNHIQKTKTT; translated from the exons ATGGCTACTGAAACAATATCCCCGGCATGTACAGGGTCCAGTTTGCTGCAACCCATTAGTGAAATCATCAATCTCCCTCTGGACCAG GTGAACTTTGTGGTGTGCCAGCTCTTTGCCCTGCTCACAGCCTTCTGGTTCCGCCTCTATCTCCACCCCAGCAAGACCAGCCCGTTCGTCCGGCATGTGGTGGCCACGTTACTTGGCTTCTACTTTGCCCTGTTCTGCTTCGGCTG GTATGCCCTGCATTTCCTGGTCCAGAGTGGACTAACTTACGGTATTATGATCCTGACTGGAGTGGAACATATGCacaa ATACTGCCTTGTGGTGGCTCTGGGGTATCTGAGTTTCTGCCAGATcacgcgtgtgtatgtgtttgactATGGCATGTACTCAGCTGACTTCACAGG GCCTATGATGGTCATAACACAGAAAATCACCAGTCTGGCATTTGAGATCCACGATG GCATGGCTCGG AAAGAAGAACAGCTGACTCCGGGCCAGAAGTTTTTGGCTATAAG GCGGATGCCCAGTTTGTTGGAGTACTTCAGCTACAACTGTAACTTCATGGGCATCCTGGCAGGCCCCACCTGCTCCTACAATGACTACATCGCCTTCATCGAGGGCACTCCCTGTCGCCATAGGGACAAGGAGACTAATGGGAAGGCCAATGGGACGCACAAACAGAGTGACCCATCTCCCAAC ACGGAAGTTGTCCGCAAGCTGGCCACCTGCCTTCTCTCCCTCATGgtgttcctctctgtctgtaaaGTGTTCCCCGTGGAACGAAACATTGACGACGACTTCATCGCCAACACACCCTTCTACGCTCAAGTGGTCTATCTGTACCTGTCCATGCTGACCACCAGGCCCAAGTACTACTTTGTATGGACACTGG CGGACGCCATCAACAATGCAGCAGGGTTCGGCTTCAACGGCTACAACAGAGATGGCTCTCCTCGCTGGGACCTCATCTCCAACCTCAGGATCACCGACATAGAG TTTGCCACCAGCTTCAAGGTGTTTCTTGACAATTGGAATATACAGACAGCTCACTGGCTTAAAAG GGTTTGCTATGAGCGCTGCCCGTACAATCCCACGGCGGCCACCTTCATCCTGTCAGCCATGTGGCACGGGGCCTACCCAGGATACTACCTCACCTTCCTCACTGGAATTGTGGTCACACTGGCCGCACGTGCG GTGAGACACAACGTGAGGCCATACTTCCTGGGGTCGCCATCACACAAGCTGGTGTATGATGTCATCACGTGGGCAGCTACACAGATAGCCATATGCTACACAGTGGTGCCTTTTGTGCTGCTCTCTGTGGGGACATCCATTAAGTTCTACAA GTCCTGGTACTTCAGCATGCACATCGGGTGTGTGCTGCTGGCCGTGGCCCTTCCAGTCAAGCCCAGGCACCTCCGTCTGAAAGAGCAGCAGAagagcctgcatcaggtccccGTCCTCAGTCACATGGGTCCCACAGACAGCAACCACATCCAGAAGACCAAGACCACATGA